A DNA window from Arachis hypogaea cultivar Tifrunner chromosome 18, arahy.Tifrunner.gnm2.J5K5, whole genome shotgun sequence contains the following coding sequences:
- the LOC112769229 gene encoding zinc finger A20 and AN1 domain-containing stress-associated protein 5, whose amino-acid sequence MAQKTEKEETEFKVPETITPCVNNCGLTGNPATNNMCQNCFNATTTAAAATTTTTTTTPISQQPSRFSDEKATATARSATSTRSPKRSHPSNDEENPREANSGTDRGETTSSEAKRVVNRCSGCRRRVGLTGFRCRCGELFCAEHRYSDRHDCTYDYKAAGREAIARENPVVKAAKIVKV is encoded by the coding sequence atggctcagaaaacagagaaagaagaaACGGAGTTCAAGGTTCCAGAAACCATTACCCCTTGCGTCAATAATTGTGGCTTAACAGGTAACCCAGCCACGAACAACATGTGCCAGAACTGCTTCAACGCCACCACcaccgccgccgccgctaccacAACTACTACAACAACAACGCCGATCTCGCAGCAGCCTTCTAGATTCTCCGATGAGAAAGCCACCGCAACAGCCAGATCTGCCACGTCAACTCGTTCGCCGAAGAGATCTCACCCGTCGAACGACGAGGAGAATCCGCGAGAGGCTAATTCGGGAACGGATCGGGGTGAAACGACGTCGTCCGAGGCGAAGCGTGTCGTGAATCGGTGCTCCGGTTGCCGTAGGAGAGTTGGTCTCACCGGATTCCGGTGCCGGTGCGGCGAGCTTTTCTGCGCAGAGCACCGGTACTCAGATCGCCATGACTGCACCTACGATTACAAAGCCGCGGGAAGGGAAGCCATCGCTAGAGAGAATCCGGTGGTTAAAGCCGCGAAGATCGTTAAGGTCTGA